The Bacteroides fragilis NCTC 9343 genome includes the window TAAACTGATTATCGATCATAATGATCGGATTGTCGGCTGCCACATGTTGGGCAATCCGGCTTCGGAAATTATTGTTGTGGCAGGCATTGCTATCCAGAGAGGATATACGGTCGATGAATTTAGAAAGAGTGTTTTCCCGCACCCGACAGTCGGTGAAATTTATCACGAGACACTGTTTGCCTGATGCGGTTTATAAATAGCTCTTTTACAGATGCCGGTTTCAATCTGGCGGCTGAAGAGTATTTGTTGAAGCAGGGTACAGAAGATGTATTCATGCTTTGGCAAAGTGCTCCGTCCGTAATTATAGGCAAGCATCAGCGGGTGGAAACGGAAGTGAACCGGACGATGGCGGAACAAAACAAGATTCCTGTATTCCGGCGGTTTTCCGGTGGCGGTGCCGTATATCACGATTTGGGCAACATCAATCTTACGTTCATTGAAACTACCCGTCTGGCGCGTTTCGAAACTTATCTGGAGCGAACGGTTGAAATGTTGACTGCCGCCGGAGTTGCAGTGAGAGGCGACGAACGATTGGGTATTTATGTCGACGGGCGAAAAGTCTCGGGCAGTGCGCAATGCGTACATCGCAATCGTGCAATGTATCATTGCACACTGCTGTATGATACAAATCTGGCGTTGTTGAACAAGTTGCTTGAGGTAGAAGGACTTGAGGAAAAGGTTGCCGTACATCCTGCTGTCCGTTCGGTACGTAGCGAAGTGACGAATCTGAAAGAGTATATGCATCCGGCTCTATCTACAGATAAATTCCGGGAGTGGGTTTTTCGTTATTTTGCAGGTCCTTCGATTGCCGAAGCGTTCAGTAAGGAGGAACTGGCTATTATCGAGGGGTTACGGGAAAGTAAATACAACATCATCTGTAACTGACGTGAATATCACCAAGCAGTCTGATTATTCAGTATCCGGTGGAGGAGAACTATTTTCCTTTCAAAATTCAGCCTTCTCATACGAAAAGTGTACTTCCATCTTCCACCCTCGATTTGGCAAGCTCGATTCATCGTTTGTATTTGATGTACAGATAGGATGTATCTGTTATCCTATCTGTTTATACCATTTAAAGCAGTTTGTTTTTCTTAGTATCTTTAGTGAAAATGGTTAGGTTCTTATCTCGTCCCGCATACCCGGGTTGAGATAAAGATACTTTAGAAAGAAGTAAAGTAATTATTGATAATGCGTTATGCTTGCTATGGAATCTGCTTGCTTTCTTGCTAATGCGTGAGAACGGATATTTAAAGGATGCGCGAGATTGATTTATGTTTTTAGCCACTAAACGGCTTTCTTATCCAGGCGATTACTTAAAAAAACATTAACTTAAAACTTTCTTTTTCACAATCTTGTTCTACTTGTACAAGTGAAAGAATAAATAATTGTGTATATGGCAAGATTCGAAATAAAAATGCCCAAGTTGGGCGAAAGTATTACCGAAGGAACCATTTTATCATGGTCGGTGCAGGTAGGTGACGTGGTCAATGAGGACGACGTACTTTTCGAGGTGAATACTGCTAAGGTCAGTGCGGAGATCCCTTCTCCCGTTGCCGGAAAAGTGGTGGAAATATTGTTTAAAGAAGGCGATACGGTACCGGTAGGTACGGTAGTTGCCATTGTAGATATGGATGGAGAAGGTTCCGGAGAAGCATCGGAAACCGCAGGCTCTGTAGAAACGGCGTCTGCTCCAAAGGCTGCCGAGGTGTCGGACACTGCGTCTGTTCCGAAAGTTCAGGCGGAAGTAGCCGCTCCCAAAGTGGAACGTTGGTATTCGCCGGCAGTACTTCAATTGGCACGGGAGGCGAAGATTTCTCAGGAAGAACTGGATTCGATTCCCGGGACAGGTTATGAAGGCCGGCTGAGCAAAAAAGATATCCGCACTTACATCGAGATGAAGAAAGGTGCTCCGGCAGCCGACGTCTCTACTACGGTGGTTTCGACGGTTTTGGCAAATAATTCGGGCTCTTCTCCTGTTCCTTCTGCAGAAGTACAAAAGAAGGCTGCCGCTGCGGCTCCTCAGGCTCAGCATGGACAATCTGCTTCTGCCGTTTCTTCAGATGCATCGGTAGAAGTCAAGGAGATGGATCGAGTACGTCGCATCATTGCCGACCATATGGTGATGTCGAAAAAGGTTTCTCCGCATGTGACTAATGTGGTCGAAGTAGATGTCACCCGGCTGGTGCGTTGGCGCGAAAAGACCAAAGATGCTTTCTTCCGTCGTGAAGGTGTGAAGCTGACTTATATGCCTGCCATTGCTGAGGCCACTGCCCAGGCGTTGGCTGCCTATCCTCAGGTAAATGTCTCGGTGGACGGATACAACATCCTGTATAAGAAACATATCAATGTGGGCATTGCTGTTTCGCAAGATGATGGAAACTTGATTGTTCCCGTAGTGCATGATGCCGATCGTTTGAATCTTAACGGACTTGCCGTAGCTATCGATTCGTTGGCGAAAAAGGCACGGGTTAATAAGCTGATGCCTGATGATATCGACGGAGGAACATTTACAATCACCAATTTCGGTACGTTTAAGATGTTGTTCGGAACTCCGATCATCAATCAGCCGCAGGTGGCTATTCTCGGAGTGGGTGTCATTGAGAAAAAGCCGGCTGTGGTGGAGACTCCCGAAGGAGATGTGATAGCCATTCGCCATAAGATGTACTTGTCACTCTCTTATGATCACCGTGTGGTGGATGGTTCGCTGGGAGGTAACTTCCTGCACTTCATTGCCGATTATCTGGAGAACTGGAAAGAATAGTTGCCATATCGGAGATTTACAGAATAATAAATCAGTCTCACCACAGATCTCCCGGATCGTTGCGGAACTTGTTTGGGGATCTTTATCCTTAAACTGTGATCATCTGTGTGATTTGTGGTGAAAATCCTAAACCCACTTTAAATATGAAGAAATACGATATAAAAACCACTGACGAACAGACTCTCCGCAAGTGGTATCATTTAATGACTTTGGGGCGTGCGCTCGACGAGAAGGCACCCGCCTATTTGCTGCAATCTCTTGGCTGGTCCTATCATGCTCCTTATGCCGGGCATGACGGCATCCAGCTTGCTATCGGGCAGGTTTTTACTCTTGGTGAGGACTATCTTTTTCCTTATTACCGGGATATGCTCACTGTGCTTTCTGCCGGAATGACTCCGGAGGAACTGATTCTGAACGGTATTTCAAAAGCTACAGACCCGGGTAGTGCCGGACGTCACATGTCCAATCACTTTGCCAAACCGGAATGGCACATCGAGAATATCTCTTCTGCTACCGGTACGCACGATCTTCATGCGGCAGGCGTAGGGCGTGCCATGGTTTATTATGGGCATAAGGGGGTTGCCATTACTTCACATGGTGAGTCTGCCACATCCGAGGGATTTGTCTATGAAGCTATCAACGGGGCCAGCAACGAACGTCTTCCGGTTATTTTTGTATTTCAGGACAACGGTTATGGCATTTCCGTCCCTAAAAAGGATCAGACTGCCAATCGTAAAGTGGCCGATAACTTCTCCGGTTTTAAGAACCTCCGCATCATTCATTGCAATGGAAAGGATGTATTTGACTCGATGAATGCCATGACCGAGGCCCGTGAATTTGCTATAGCCAACCGTACTCCGGTTATAGTACATGCCAATTGCGTACGTATCGGTTCGCACTCCAACTCTGATAAGCATACTCTCTATCGCGACGAGAATGAGTTGGCATACGTGAAGGAAGCCGATCCGCTGATGAAGTTCCGTCGGATGCTGTTGCGCTACAAGCGCCTGACCGAAGAGGACCTCCAACAGATAGAAGCTGCCGCCAAGAAAGAACTGGCTGCCGCCAATCGTAAAGCGTTGGCTGCACCCGATCCGATTCCGGAGAGCATTTATGACTTTGTCCTTCCCGAACCGTATATTCCTCAAAAGTATAAAGACGGACTTCCGGGGCCTGTCGAAGGTGAGAAGAGTTTCATGGTGAACGCCATTAATGAAACGCTCAAAGAGGAGTTTCGCCGCAATCCTGATACCTTTATCTGGGGACAAGACGTGGCCAATAAAGATAAAGGAGGCGTATTCAATGTCACCAAGGGGATGCAACAGGAGTTCGGTGATGCCCGTGTGTTCAGTGCTCCGATAGCCGAAGATTATATTGTGGGAACGGCCAACGGAATGTGCCGTTTCGATCCTAAAATACATGTGGTTATTGAAGGCGCTGAGTTTGCCGATTACTTCTGGCCTGCTGTCGAACAGTACGTTGAGTGTACACATGAGTATTGGCGTAGCAATGGTAAGTTTACTCCCAATATTACACTTCGCCTTGCTTCGGGTGGATACATTGGCGGTGGATTGTATCATTCGCAGAACCTTGAAGGGGCTCTTACGACTTTACCCGGTGCCCGTATTGTTTGTCCATCGTTTGCCGACGATGCTGCCGGGCTGCTCCGCACCAGTATGCGTTCCAAGGGATTCACTCTTTATCTGGAGCCCAAAGCGCTTTACAACTCAGTAGAGGCTGCTGCCGTTGTGCCCGAAGAGTTTGAAGTTCCCTTTGGTAAGGCCCGTATCCGCCGCGAAGGAACCGATCTGACTATAATTACTTATGGCAATACTACCCATTTTTGTCTGGATGTTGCCGAACGTCTTGCCCGGGAAGGGGTGGGGAGTGTCGAAGTTATCGATCTCCGTTCGCTGATTCCGTTGGATAAAGAAGCGATTTTTGCTTCCGTACGGAAAACCGGTAAAGTGATGGTGGTGCATGAAGACAAAGTCTTCTCCGGATTCGGTGCCGAAATTGCAGCGCAGATTGCTGGGGAAATGTTCCGTTACCTGGATGCCCCGGTACAACGTGTGGGCTCCACCTTTACTCCGGTAGGTTTCAATCCGATATTGGAACGGGCTATCCTGCCGAATGATGAAAAGATATATAAAGCAGCCAAAGAGTTGCTGGAGTTCTAATTAAAAAAACGATCAATCATGAAAAAGATAGGAATATTCTATGCTGCCAAAGCCGATAAAACCTCTTGGGTGGCTGAAAAGATTCAAAAAGAATTTGGTACTTCTGCCGAGTCTGTAGCCATCGAAAATGCCTGGCAGAATGATTTTGAAGCCTATGATAATTTCATAGTCGGTGCTTCCACCTGGTTCGATGGCGAACTGCCTACTTATTGGGACGAGCTTCTGCCCGAACTCCGCACCTTGCAGTTGAAAGG containing:
- a CDS encoding lipoate--protein ligase family protein; its protein translation is MRFINSSFTDAGFNLAAEEYLLKQGTEDVFMLWQSAPSVIIGKHQRVETEVNRTMAEQNKIPVFRRFSGGGAVYHDLGNINLTFIETTRLARFETYLERTVEMLTAAGVAVRGDERLGIYVDGRKVSGSAQCVHRNRAMYHCTLLYDTNLALLNKLLEVEGLEEKVAVHPAVRSVRSEVTNLKEYMHPALSTDKFREWVFRYFAGPSIAEAFSKEELAIIEGLRESKYNIICN
- a CDS encoding dihydrolipoamide acetyltransferase family protein, whose product is MARFEIKMPKLGESITEGTILSWSVQVGDVVNEDDVLFEVNTAKVSAEIPSPVAGKVVEILFKEGDTVPVGTVVAIVDMDGEGSGEASETAGSVETASAPKAAEVSDTASVPKVQAEVAAPKVERWYSPAVLQLAREAKISQEELDSIPGTGYEGRLSKKDIRTYIEMKKGAPAADVSTTVVSTVLANNSGSSPVPSAEVQKKAAAAAPQAQHGQSASAVSSDASVEVKEMDRVRRIIADHMVMSKKVSPHVTNVVEVDVTRLVRWREKTKDAFFRREGVKLTYMPAIAEATAQALAAYPQVNVSVDGYNILYKKHINVGIAVSQDDGNLIVPVVHDADRLNLNGLAVAIDSLAKKARVNKLMPDDIDGGTFTITNFGTFKMLFGTPIINQPQVAILGVGVIEKKPAVVETPEGDVIAIRHKMYLSLSYDHRVVDGSLGGNFLHFIADYLENWKE
- a CDS encoding alpha-ketoacid dehydrogenase subunit alpha/beta, which codes for MKKYDIKTTDEQTLRKWYHLMTLGRALDEKAPAYLLQSLGWSYHAPYAGHDGIQLAIGQVFTLGEDYLFPYYRDMLTVLSAGMTPEELILNGISKATDPGSAGRHMSNHFAKPEWHIENISSATGTHDLHAAGVGRAMVYYGHKGVAITSHGESATSEGFVYEAINGASNERLPVIFVFQDNGYGISVPKKDQTANRKVADNFSGFKNLRIIHCNGKDVFDSMNAMTEAREFAIANRTPVIVHANCVRIGSHSNSDKHTLYRDENELAYVKEADPLMKFRRMLLRYKRLTEEDLQQIEAAAKKELAAANRKALAAPDPIPESIYDFVLPEPYIPQKYKDGLPGPVEGEKSFMVNAINETLKEEFRRNPDTFIWGQDVANKDKGGVFNVTKGMQQEFGDARVFSAPIAEDYIVGTANGMCRFDPKIHVVIEGAEFADYFWPAVEQYVECTHEYWRSNGKFTPNITLRLASGGYIGGGLYHSQNLEGALTTLPGARIVCPSFADDAAGLLRTSMRSKGFTLYLEPKALYNSVEAAAVVPEEFEVPFGKARIRREGTDLTIITYGNTTHFCLDVAERLAREGVGSVEVIDLRSLIPLDKEAIFASVRKTGKVMVVHEDKVFSGFGAEIAAQIAGEMFRYLDAPVQRVGSTFTPVGFNPILERAILPNDEKIYKAAKELLEF